One window from the genome of Eublepharis macularius isolate TG4126 chromosome 15, MPM_Emac_v1.0, whole genome shotgun sequence encodes:
- the LOC129343078 gene encoding uncharacterized protein LOC129343078, with amino-acid sequence MADKGMEASEEERLDEMLAGCSQFEQFIFFTLQRMLHGAKEKEEKLLRHEESLRNSEKEAEDWRSEIKVFKEQVHDVKSRIDEIQRIKDELQNEQQAVKEANETIAHLQKANEELQREVKEAKGHAEFWERKCSEQRPSIISEKGHPQEGEEGEGEAMPSATEAADVEEDLLKRPSFTCPSSVTATPGAPPVEKSFLEESMSVQDSATEEELFPEVFRRKLTSTPLMTTEEPSSQSEPSTSREGTEPSPTLPSKRQRRVRPEYKTKLPNLRETSQESIKYYEENIQPFEPKEHHIKYLSVKQAAFSRFWVSRVLKGTYPSIKCVPDFLQDGYNLGIFHIKTFHPKEATDAEKFWIQKLKNDYKILVKTNFEPRE; translated from the coding sequence GCCTCCGAGGAAGAGAGATTGGACGAGATGTTAGCTGGGTGCTCCCAGTTTgagcagttcattttttttacaCTGCAGCGAATGTTGCACGgagcaaaagaaaaggaagaaaagcttTTGAGGCATGAAGAATCACTGAGAAATTCTGAAAAGGAAGCTGAGGATTGGAGGAGTGAAATAAAAGTATTCAAAGAGCAGGTCCATGATGTAAAATCTAGGATAGATGAAATTCAGAGGATAAAGGACGAACTACAGAATGAACAGCAAGCTGTCAAGGAGGCTAATGAAACAATTGCGCACCTGCAAAAAGCAAATGAGGAGCTTCAACGAGAGGTCAAAGAGGCAAAAGGACATgcagaattttgggaaaggaaatGTTCTGAACAGCGACCATCTATCATTTCAGAAAAAGGCCACCCACAAGAAGGCGAAGAAGGTGAGGGAGAGGCAATGCCATCAGCGACCGAGGCTGCAGATGTCGAAGAAGACCTTCTCAAGAGGCCAAGCTTCACATGCCCTTCCTCAGTAACAGCTACCCCTGGAGCTCCACCAGTCGAAAAGTCTTTTCTGGAAGAGAGCATGTCTGTGCAGGATTCTGCCACAGAAGAGGAGCTCTTCCCAGAAGTCTTTAGGAGAAAGTTGACATCCACGCCTCTCATGACAACAGAAGAGCCCAGTTCCCAATCGGAGCCAAGCACCAGCAGAGAAGGCACTGAACCATCTCCCACCCTACCATCCAAGCGGCAAAGGAGGGTGAGGCCAGAGTATAAAACAAAACTCCCCAATCTTCGAGAAACATCTCAGGAATCAATCAAGTACTATGAAGAAAACATTCAACCCTTTGAGCCGAAGGAACATCACATTAAGTATCTCTCTGTGAAACAAGCTGCCTTTTCAAGGTTTTGGGTTTCAAGGGTGTTGAAGGGAACATATCCCTCTATAAAGTGTGTCCCAGATTTTCTTCAAGATGGGTATAACCTGGGAATTTTTCACATCAAAACATTTCACCCAAAGGAGGCAACTGATGCGGAAAAATTTTGGATTCAAAAACTAAAAAATGATTATAAAATACTTGTGAAAACTAATTTTGAGCCCAGAGAATAA